From the Flavobacterium galactosidilyticum genome, one window contains:
- the panB gene encoding 3-methyl-2-oxobutanoate hydroxymethyltransferase produces MSVAKKDYKRITTKSLIEMKANGQKIAMLTAYDYTMAKIVDSAGIDVILVGDSASNVMAGHETTLPITLDQMIYHASSVVRAIERALVVVDLPFGSYQSDPKEALRSSIRIMKESGGHAVKLEGGKEIKDSIKKILNAGIPVMGHLGLTPQSIYKFGTYTVRAKEDEEADKLIEDAKLLENLGCFALVLEKIPAHLAEKVAKSISIPVIGIGAGGGVDGQVLVIHDMLGMNNEFSPRFLRRYMDLYDGMTTAIGQYVADVKSSDFPNATEQY; encoded by the coding sequence ATGTCTGTCGCAAAAAAAGATTACAAAAGAATTACTACCAAGTCGCTTATCGAAATGAAAGCTAATGGCCAAAAAATAGCTATGCTTACGGCATACGATTATACCATGGCAAAAATTGTTGATAGTGCTGGAATCGACGTAATTTTAGTGGGTGATTCAGCTTCAAATGTGATGGCTGGTCATGAAACTACGTTGCCTATTACCTTAGATCAAATGATTTACCATGCTTCATCTGTTGTTAGAGCAATAGAAAGAGCATTAGTGGTTGTCGATTTACCTTTCGGAAGCTATCAATCTGATCCTAAAGAAGCATTGCGTTCTTCAATTAGAATTATGAAAGAAAGTGGCGGTCATGCGGTAAAATTAGAAGGTGGAAAAGAAATAAAAGATTCTATAAAAAAAATATTAAACGCAGGGATTCCAGTAATGGGACATTTGGGTTTAACCCCACAATCGATATATAAATTTGGGACTTACACTGTTCGTGCTAAAGAAGATGAAGAAGCTGACAAATTAATTGAGGATGCTAAATTACTCGAAAATTTAGGTTGTTTCGCATTAGTTTTAGAGAAAATACCAGCGCATTTAGCGGAGAAAGTAGCTAAAAGCATTTCTATTCCAGTAATAGGTATTGGTGCTGGTGGCGGAGTTGATGGTCAAGTATTAGTTATTCACGATATGTTAGGAATGAATAATGAATTTAGTCCACGTTTCTTGAGAAGATACATGGATTTATACGACGGAATGACAACTGCGATAGGTCAGTATGTTGCCGATGTAAAATCAAGTGATTTCCCTAATGCTACCGAGCAATATTAA
- a CDS encoding YqaA family protein produces the protein MVQNSKVMDTSMALKKLQLLNRYYRITQFYSFLKKVAIKGGIALLVFASVLLFLEYFFLDFDYLLNTLVASHSATVVISFFLLSETVLGLVPPELFIAWASKSATPWFFLFVLATMSYLGGLIAYFIGSQLFLIPAVKNHIENRIAQHINNLRKWGGFFVFIGAMLPLPHSIVSLACGLIKYDIKHYLLWALFRYLRFVIYALIIFQIF, from the coding sequence ATGGTACAAAATAGTAAGGTAATGGATACTTCTATGGCACTTAAAAAACTGCAATTACTGAATAGATATTACAGAATCACTCAGTTTTATTCTTTTTTGAAGAAGGTAGCAATCAAAGGAGGCATAGCACTCCTCGTTTTTGCATCTGTTTTGCTTTTTTTGGAATATTTTTTTTTAGATTTTGATTATTTGCTAAATACACTTGTTGCAAGTCATTCAGCTACGGTAGTTATTTCTTTTTTTCTGTTATCAGAAACGGTTTTAGGTTTAGTACCGCCCGAGCTATTTATTGCATGGGCTTCAAAATCAGCAACGCCGTGGTTTTTCCTATTTGTTCTAGCAACGATGTCTTATCTAGGAGGCTTAATCGCTTATTTCATAGGGAGTCAATTGTTTTTGATACCTGCGGTTAAAAATCATATCGAGAACAGAATAGCACAACATATTAATAATTTAAGAAAGTGGGGAGGATTTTTTGTTTTTATCGGTGCCATGTTACCGTTGCCACATTCTATTGTCAGTTTAGCTTGTGGCTTAATCAAATATGACATCAAGCATTATTTACTGTGGGCATTATTTAGATACTTACGTTTTGTTATTTATGCATTAATTATTTTTCAAATTTTTTAG